Proteins from one Candidatus Woesearchaeota archaeon genomic window:
- a CDS encoding hemerythrin domain-containing protein, with the protein MSKIIQILTDEHKNILKVADILDNECTLLKQNKKIDKKMILEIVNFIRNYADKFHHAKEEDILFKEFCKNEEKLHCNPVEQMLYEHELGRGFVKGIEEGINKEDNKKVIENAQNYTSLIREHIFKEDTILYPMVDEILDNKTKEDMLKKFEKINSDRKDEIKNFENFANKK; encoded by the coding sequence ATGAGTAAAATTATACAGATTTTAACTGATGAGCATAAAAATATTTTAAAAGTTGCAGATATATTAGATAATGAATGTACGCTTTTAAAGCAAAATAAAAAAATCGATAAAAAAATGATTTTGGAAATTGTTAATTTTATAAGAAATTATGCTGATAAATTTCATCATGCAAAAGAAGAAGATATTTTATTTAAAGAGTTTTGCAAAAATGAAGAAAAATTGCATTGTAATCCAGTTGAGCAGATGTTATATGAACATGAGCTTGGAAGAGGATTTGTTAAAGGTATTGAAGAGGGAATAAATAAAGAAGATAATAAAAAGGTTATTGAAAATGCTCAGAATTATACCTCTTTGATAAGAGAACATATTTTTAAGGAAGACACTATTTTATATCCTATGGTTGACGAGATTTTAGATAATAAAACTAAAGAAGATATGCTTAAGAAATTTGAAAAAATAAACTCTGATAGAAAAGATGAAATTAAAAATTTTGAGAATTTCGCTAATAAAAAATAA
- a CDS encoding helix-turn-helix transcriptional regulator — protein sequence MECTLYKTMNFIAKRWNLLIILELYKGDKEWKRYSEIKRQLNNITPKILSLRLKELQIEGLIQRREDTTHHPIKSEYKLTSSGNNFIQVIQQIKEWTLKNKLSNQTCKETDCKYCTISK from the coding sequence ATGGAATGCACACTTTATAAAACAATGAATTTCATTGCCAAACGTTGGAATTTGCTAATAATTCTTGAGCTTTATAAGGGTGATAAAGAATGGAAAAGATATTCAGAAATTAAAAGACAATTAAACAATATCACTCCAAAAATTCTGTCACTACGTCTTAAAGAACTTCAAATTGAAGGTTTAATACAAAGAAGAGAAGATACCACACATCATCCCATAAAATCAGAATACAAACTGACTTCTTCTGGAAACAATTTTATTCAAGTAATTCAGCAGATAAAAGAATGGACATTAAAAAATAAATTATCAAATCAAACATGCAAAGAAACAGATTGTAAATACTGCACAATATCAAAATAA
- the rpl7ae gene encoding 50S ribosomal protein L7Ae → MILEKETPKQTAEKALEAIELARTTGKLKKGGNEVTKAVERGTAKLVVIASDTNPIEIVMHLPALCAEKKIPIVEVSKKEELGTAAGLPVSTTAVAITEEGNSKELISEISEDLK, encoded by the coding sequence ATGATTCTAGAAAAAGAAACACCTAAACAAACTGCTGAAAAGGCTTTAGAAGCAATAGAGTTAGCAAGAACAACAGGAAAATTAAAAAAAGGCGGCAATGAAGTTACAAAAGCTGTAGAAAGAGGCACTGCAAAATTAGTTGTAATAGCTTCAGATACAAACCCTATAGAAATTGTAATGCATTTGCCAGCATTATGTGCTGAAAAAAAGATTCCAATAGTTGAAGTATCTAAAAAAGAAGAATTAGGAACTGCGGCTGGACTTCCTGTATCAACAACTGCTGTAGCAATTACAGAAGAAGGAAATTCTAAAGAATTAATAAGTGAAATTTCAGAAGACTTAAAGTAA
- a CDS encoding 30S ribosomal protein S28e has translation MGSKIIRKRKDEENTEQQQAGNVNFKDAVAAQVEEVVGRTGMRGEVTQVRCKILSGEDQGKVIRRNTKGPVRLGDILMLRETEIEARKLIQSRRK, from the coding sequence ATGGGTAGCAAAATAATAAGAAAGAGAAAGGACGAAGAAAATACCGAACAACAACAAGCAGGTAATGTAAATTTTAAAGATGCAGTTGCCGCGCAAGTTGAAGAAGTTGTTGGAAGAACAGGTATGCGTGGAGAAGTTACCCAAGTCAGATGTAAAATTCTTTCTGGTGAAGATCAAGGAAAAGTAATAAGAAGAAATACTAAAGGTCCTGTAAGGCTTGGAGATATATTAATGCTTCGTGAAACTGAAATTGAAGCTAGAAAATTAATCCAGTCAAGGAGAAAATAA
- a CDS encoding 50S ribosomal protein L24e: MMRCSFCDSEFEYNGKVFVKKDGKPLFFCSGKCQKNMLKLNRKSRDLKWVTSKKK, encoded by the coding sequence ATAATGAGATGTTCCTTTTGCGATTCAGAATTTGAATATAATGGTAAAGTCTTTGTAAAAAAAGATGGAAAACCTTTATTTTTTTGTTCAGGTAAATGTCAAAAAAATATGCTTAAATTAAATAGAAAAAGTCGTGACTTAAAATGGGTTACGAGCAAAAAGAAATAA
- a CDS encoding nucleoside-diphosphate kinase yields MEQTLVIIKPDGLLRSLTGNIITALTETRLKIVGAKIVKVSDELAKEHYKEQIGKPFFNELVQYIRGQLHNQPRVLAMVYQGEGAIKKVRDILGSTNPENADTDTIRARYGRVRTSGLWENVVHASDSPQTAEREIKLWFKPNELAETIYPSKEVSQITKVYLWD; encoded by the coding sequence ATTGAACAAACCTTAGTTATCATCAAACCAGATGGACTTCTTAGGTCTTTAACAGGAAATATAATAACTGCGCTTACAGAAACAAGATTAAAAATTGTTGGTGCAAAAATAGTTAAGGTTTCTGACGAACTTGCAAAAGAACATTATAAAGAACAAATAGGAAAACCTTTCTTTAATGAACTTGTGCAATATATTAGAGGGCAATTGCACAATCAACCAAGAGTACTTGCAATGGTCTATCAAGGGGAAGGTGCAATTAAAAAAGTAAGAGATATTTTAGGTTCAACAAATCCAGAAAATGCAGATACAGATACTATTAGAGCAAGATATGGCAGAGTAAGAACCTCTGGCCTATGGGAAAATGTAGTTCATGCATCTGATTCTCCACAAACAGCAGAACGTGAAATTAAATTATGGTTCAAACCAAATGAATTAGCAGAAACCATATATCCTTCAAAAGAAGTTTCCCAAATAACTAAAGTCTATCTTTGGGATTAA
- a CDS encoding TCP-1/cpn60 chaperonin family protein → MTDKQPVYILSENTQRSSGRPAQRNNILAAKIVAETVRTTLGPKGMDKMLVSAMGDVVITNDGVTILEEMQIEHPAAKMIVEVAKTQENEIGDGTTTAVVIAGELLKNAEKLIDDNIHPTVIIKGFRIASEKAIIILNNIAEDISKDNLDLLKKIAITAMTGKGAEASKEVLSEIVIKSVKAIAEGDDADIENIKIEKKIGGGVEESTLISGIVLDKERVHSNMPKKIKNAKIALLDCAVEIKNTETDAKIQINDPMQMQAFLDQEERMIKNMVDAIVKTGANVVFTQKGIDDYAQHLLAKAGIYASRRIKQSDINKIARATGARIVSNIKEIRKEDLGESGLVEEQKTGDEEMTYIKECKNPKAVTILIRGGTEHVIDEVERAIKDALGDVIAAVKYKKVVAGAGAPEVEVARNLREFSNTLSGREQLAVLAFADAMEIIPKTLSENAGLDPIDILANLKQKHDEGKKWAGIDVYTGKIWDAWNAGVIEPLKIKTQAIKSASEVATLILRIDDVIAASSSKNMPSPGDMPEMM, encoded by the coding sequence ATGACTGATAAACAACCGGTATATATTTTATCTGAAAACACACAAAGAAGTTCAGGAAGACCAGCTCAAAGAAACAATATTCTAGCTGCAAAAATAGTTGCAGAAACTGTTAGAACTACATTAGGTCCTAAAGGCATGGATAAAATGTTGGTTAGTGCTATGGGTGATGTAGTTATTACAAATGATGGTGTTACAATTCTAGAAGAAATGCAAATTGAACATCCTGCTGCAAAAATGATAGTTGAAGTTGCAAAAACTCAAGAAAATGAAATTGGTGATGGAACAACTACTGCAGTAGTAATAGCAGGAGAATTATTAAAAAATGCTGAGAAATTAATTGATGATAATATTCACCCAACTGTAATAATTAAAGGTTTTAGAATCGCTTCAGAAAAAGCGATTATTATTCTTAATAATATAGCTGAAGATATTTCTAAAGATAATCTAGATCTACTTAAAAAAATTGCAATAACTGCAATGACTGGAAAAGGTGCAGAAGCTTCAAAAGAAGTTCTTTCTGAAATCGTAATTAAATCTGTAAAAGCAATTGCAGAGGGAGATGATGCAGACATTGAAAATATAAAAATAGAAAAGAAAATTGGTGGTGGAGTTGAAGAATCAACTTTAATTTCTGGAATTGTTTTAGACAAAGAAAGAGTTCATTCAAATATGCCAAAGAAAATTAAAAATGCAAAAATCGCTTTGTTAGATTGTGCAGTAGAAATTAAAAACACAGAAACAGACGCAAAAATACAAATTAATGATCCTATGCAAATGCAAGCTTTCTTAGATCAAGAAGAAAGAATGATTAAAAATATGGTTGATGCTATAGTAAAAACAGGTGCAAATGTAGTTTTCACTCAAAAAGGAATTGATGATTATGCCCAACATTTACTTGCAAAAGCAGGAATTTACGCTTCAAGAAGAATTAAGCAATCAGATATAAATAAAATAGCAAGAGCAACAGGTGCTAGAATAGTTTCTAACATAAAAGAAATAAGAAAAGAAGATTTAGGAGAATCAGGTTTAGTTGAAGAACAAAAAACAGGTGATGAAGAAATGACCTATATTAAAGAATGTAAAAATCCTAAAGCTGTAACTATACTTATTAGGGGTGGAACAGAGCATGTTATTGATGAAGTTGAAAGAGCAATTAAAGATGCACTTGGAGATGTAATCGCAGCAGTTAAATACAAAAAAGTAGTTGCTGGTGCAGGAGCTCCAGAAGTAGAAGTTGCAAGAAACTTAAGAGAATTCTCAAACACTTTAAGTGGTAGAGAACAATTGGCAGTTTTAGCCTTTGCAGATGCAATGGAAATTATTCCAAAAACACTTTCAGAAAATGCAGGTTTAGATCCCATAGATATTTTAGCAAACTTAAAACAAAAACACGACGAAGGAAAAAAATGGGCAGGAATTGATGTTTATACAGGTAAAATCTGGGATGCTTGGAATGCTGGCGTAATTGAACCTCTAAAAATTAAAACTCAAGCAATAAAATCTGCATCAGAAGTTGCAACTTTAATCTTAAGAATTGATGATGTTATTGCCGCTTCATCATCAAAAAATATGCCTTCTCCAGGCGATATGCCTGAAATGATGTAA
- a CDS encoding GDP-mannose 4,6-dehydratase produces MSKNILVTGHHGFIGSHFVKYILDKDENIKVVGLDNHSYAGRGGNFNRFVVLNKEKFIDLNGDITDDKGVVQILKDYYINAIINFAAESHVDRSLQEADIFYKTNVEGVRNLAEQASKVGIEKFLQVSTDEVYGPVQILHSSKEIDLVNPTKSSNYAVSKMKGELVLVEEFPNLIWNITRGTNNFGTHQYPEKFVPTAITHAVCGLKVPIYGDGKQIRDWLFVEDHCRGIWEVVKKGKPYEIYNMGGKNELENIDVLNYILNYLDKNYGIKAETVNTLDRQDHDRRYSVDTTKIERTFNFKPSIQSKLDFFEMLGKVVDWYVKNPGWWIPLRKSKEFIEYFNSNKSYMSVMEPITSEHTKKLEERLNYKI; encoded by the coding sequence ATGTCTAAAAATATTTTAGTTACAGGACATCATGGCTTTATTGGAAGTCATTTTGTCAAGTATATCTTAGATAAAGATGAGAATATCAAAGTTGTTGGTTTAGACAATCATTCTTATGCTGGTAGAGGTGGAAATTTTAACAGATTTGTTGTTTTAAACAAAGAAAAATTTATTGACTTAAATGGAGATATAACTGATGATAAGGGAGTAGTTCAAATTTTAAAAGATTATTATATTAATGCTATAATCAATTTTGCTGCTGAGTCTCATGTTGACAGAAGTTTGCAAGAAGCAGATATTTTTTATAAAACAAATGTAGAGGGTGTGAGAAATTTGGCTGAGCAAGCTTCTAAAGTAGGTATTGAGAAATTTTTACAAGTTTCAACTGATGAAGTTTATGGCCCTGTTCAAATTCTTCATTCTAGTAAAGAAATTGATTTAGTAAATCCAACTAAATCAAGTAATTATGCTGTTTCTAAAATGAAGGGTGAATTAGTTTTAGTTGAAGAATTTCCAAATTTAATTTGGAATATTACAAGAGGAACAAATAATTTTGGAACCCACCAATATCCTGAGAAGTTTGTTCCTACTGCAATAACTCATGCTGTATGCGGATTAAAAGTTCCTATATATGGGGATGGAAAGCAAATTAGAGATTGGCTTTTTGTAGAAGATCATTGTAGAGGAATATGGGAAGTTGTTAAGAAAGGGAAACCTTATGAAATTTATAATATGGGTGGAAAGAATGAATTAGAAAATATAGATGTATTAAATTATATTTTAAATTATTTAGATAAAAATTATGGTATTAAAGCTGAAACTGTTAATACTTTGGATAGACAAGATCATGATAGAAGATATTCCGTAGATACGACTAAAATTGAAAGGACATTTAATTTTAAACCAAGTATACAAAGTAAACTTGATTTTTTTGAAATGTTGGGAAAAGTTGTAGATTGGTATGTTAAAAATCCTGGATGGTGGATACCTCTTAGAAAATCAAAAGAATTTATAGAATATTTTAATTCTAATAAATCTTATATGAGTGTAATGGAACCTATTACTTCTGAACATACAAAAAAATTAGAAGAAAGGTTGAATTATAAAATCTAG
- a CDS encoding NAD-dependent epimerase/dehydratase family protein encodes MINNLLVVGGSGYLGSNFAKKFKSENPQFKVAVYDQVSPIQPDLLGSMDNFYSGDINDKNIENIVKNGKYNTLINFAAVRSNPLSKKLGGQIDYDFLDSSPLGRTNKYGVINLYGIAKRTGIKLIHVSTAEVYGRLDFEGEEDLQCKEESFCNPESPYAYSRYEGEKILLDGDYENAAIVRVSNYFGPAQPLYYLIPIYAVNTLVDKEAPLYPEGTWMDWVYLDDVLDGLSLVVKKGIGQKYCKEFKAEVYNLAGRSDKESRITHSMLLDYISNYYSSNVSTFNLSKNKRREYRAKRSINSDNLKLLGWNPNSDNREEFNKFLNKTLDWYRDNTWFWENELCSSKYKEWYAKTYGKEAVQLVNKSNQN; translated from the coding sequence ATGATTAATAATCTTTTAGTTGTTGGTGGCTCAGGATATCTTGGAAGTAATTTTGCTAAGAAGTTTAAAAGTGAGAATCCTCAGTTTAAAGTGGCTGTTTATGATCAAGTTTCTCCTATTCAACCTGATTTGTTAGGTTCTATGGATAATTTTTATTCTGGAGATATAAATGATAAAAATATAGAAAATATAGTTAAAAATGGTAAGTATAATACCCTAATTAATTTTGCTGCAGTGCGAAGTAATCCCCTATCAAAAAAATTAGGTGGTCAAATAGATTATGATTTTTTAGATTCTTCACCTTTGGGTAGAACAAATAAATATGGTGTTATAAATTTGTATGGAATCGCTAAGAGAACTGGAATTAAATTGATTCATGTTTCTACTGCAGAAGTGTATGGTAGACTTGATTTTGAAGGAGAAGAAGATCTTCAATGTAAAGAAGAGAGTTTTTGTAATCCAGAATCTCCTTATGCTTATTCAAGATATGAAGGAGAAAAAATTTTGCTTGATGGAGATTATGAAAATGCAGCCATAGTTAGAGTTTCTAATTATTTTGGTCCTGCTCAACCATTATATTATTTAATTCCAATTTATGCAGTGAATACTTTGGTAGATAAGGAAGCACCATTATATCCGGAGGGCACTTGGATGGATTGGGTGTATTTAGATGATGTTCTTGATGGATTAAGTCTAGTTGTAAAGAAGGGTATTGGGCAAAAATATTGTAAAGAATTTAAAGCCGAGGTTTATAATTTGGCAGGAAGAAGCGATAAAGAATCAAGAATAACTCATAGTATGCTTTTAGATTATATTTCTAATTACTATTCAAGTAATGTATCCACTTTTAATTTAAGTAAGAATAAAAGAAGGGAATATAGAGCGAAAAGATCTATCAATTCAGATAATCTTAAACTTTTGGGCTGGAATCCAAATTCAGATAACAGAGAAGAATTTAATAAATTTCTTAACAAAACTTTAGATTGGTATAGGGATAATACTTGGTTTTGGGAAAATGAACTTTGTAGTTCTAAGTATAAAGAGTGGTATGCCAAAACCTATGGGAAAGAAGCTGTTCAATTAGTTAATAAATCTAATCAAAACTAA
- a CDS encoding 2-oxoacid:acceptor oxidoreductase family protein, which yields MNLNIIIYGRGGQGAKSAGQVLAEAFALEGKYIKAFPEYGPERTGAPVRAYIKVSNNFIKDYEPITSADYILVIDKFIAHSENFYQKTKKETKFILNSTKIPKNKEFKNYLINANKISQEKLGDIKPNTIMLGVFIKISNSVKLDSVKKAFTNLFKDKLDEQKIKANLDLIDLGYNSIK from the coding sequence ATGAACTTAAATATTATAATCTATGGGCGCGGAGGTCAAGGCGCAAAAAGTGCAGGACAAGTACTTGCAGAAGCATTTGCTCTAGAAGGAAAATATATCAAAGCTTTCCCAGAATATGGTCCTGAAAGAACAGGTGCGCCAGTAAGAGCATACATAAAAGTTTCAAACAATTTTATAAAAGATTATGAACCCATAACCTCTGCAGATTATATCCTTGTAATAGATAAATTTATTGCACATTCAGAAAATTTTTATCAAAAAACAAAAAAAGAAACTAAATTTATTTTAAATTCTACAAAGATTCCAAAAAATAAAGAATTTAAAAATTATTTAATAAATGCAAACAAAATTTCACAAGAAAAATTAGGAGATATAAAACCAAATACAATCATGTTAGGTGTATTTATAAAAATAAGCAATTCAGTAAAATTAGATTCAGTAAAAAAAGCATTCACAAACTTATTTAAAGACAAATTAGATGAACAAAAGATAAAAGCGAATTTAGATTTAATAGATTTAGGATATAATTCAATAAAATAA
- a CDS encoding 4Fe-4S binding protein, whose translation MILKKSSEMEIGGLLNSNTSKEFKTGDWRTKKPIYNKAKCTKCLKCVVYCPESCILQKKGVITKIDYDYCKGCGICVTVCSSGALTMQEEDFE comes from the coding sequence ATGATACTAAAAAAATCATCAGAAATGGAAATTGGAGGTTTGCTTAACTCAAACACTTCTAAAGAATTTAAAACAGGAGATTGGAGAACAAAAAAACCAATTTATAATAAAGCAAAATGTACTAAATGTCTAAAATGCGTAGTTTACTGTCCAGAGTCATGCATTTTACAAAAAAAAGGAGTTATCACAAAAATAGATTATGATTATTGTAAGGGTTGTGGAATTTGTGTTACTGTTTGTAGTTCTGGGGCCTTAACAATGCAAGAAGAGGATTTTGAATAA
- the porA gene encoding pyruvate ferredoxin oxidoreductase, with the protein MNKMVNKILTGAETSAEAMRQIAPDVVSAYPITPQTHIIEKFSEFIADGLIDTELIRVESEHSALSACVGASATGARTMTASSSAGLALMFEILGVTSGLRLPVIMNITNRALSSPINIHCDHSDSMNCRDSGWIQIYSENCQEVYDFNLIAVKLAESINLPVMIMQDGFIVSHGVENLCILEDKKAKLFIGNYKPKFSLLEFKKPKTFGALQLTDYNFETKIQISQAMEKAKQKYLEISKAYSKISGRNYNFFEYYGNKNTKDVIVALSSTAGTIKSMIDEGLNLALLKINLFRPFPHEEIKNILKDKKRIIILDRSESYGSYPPLYSEIKSALYDLKEKPELISHVFGIGGREIYKQDIKNILNNSKKYIGVRE; encoded by the coding sequence TTGAATAAAATGGTAAACAAAATATTAACTGGTGCAGAAACCAGTGCAGAAGCAATGCGTCAAATAGCCCCAGATGTAGTTTCAGCCTATCCTATCACTCCTCAAACCCATATAATTGAAAAATTCTCAGAATTTATTGCAGATGGTTTAATAGACACAGAATTGATTAGAGTAGAATCAGAACATAGTGCCCTAAGTGCTTGTGTTGGTGCTTCAGCAACAGGTGCAAGAACAATGACTGCAAGCTCATCAGCAGGCTTAGCCTTAATGTTTGAAATATTAGGAGTTACCTCGGGATTAAGACTTCCAGTAATTATGAACATTACAAATAGAGCATTATCTTCACCAATAAATATTCATTGTGATCATTCAGATTCTATGAATTGCAGAGATTCTGGTTGGATTCAAATATATTCTGAAAACTGTCAAGAAGTTTATGATTTCAATTTAATAGCAGTAAAACTTGCAGAGTCGATAAATCTTCCAGTAATGATCATGCAAGATGGTTTTATTGTTTCTCATGGTGTGGAAAATTTATGCATTCTAGAAGACAAAAAAGCAAAATTATTTATAGGAAATTATAAACCAAAGTTTTCTTTACTTGAATTTAAAAAACCGAAAACCTTTGGTGCCTTACAACTAACAGACTATAATTTTGAAACAAAAATTCAAATTTCGCAAGCAATGGAAAAAGCAAAACAAAAATATTTAGAAATTTCAAAAGCATATTCAAAAATCTCAGGAAGAAATTATAATTTCTTTGAATATTATGGAAATAAAAATACAAAAGATGTAATTGTGGCTTTATCTTCAACAGCAGGAACAATAAAAAGTATGATTGATGAAGGTTTAAATCTTGCCCTATTAAAAATTAACTTATTTAGACCATTCCCCCATGAAGAAATAAAAAATATTCTAAAAGATAAAAAAAGAATTATAATCTTAGATCGTTCAGAAAGCTATGGTTCTTATCCACCCCTATATTCAGAAATCAAATCTGCACTTTATGATCTAAAAGAAAAACCTGAATTAATAAGTCATGTATTTGGAATTGGTGGAAGAGAAATTTACAAACAAGATATAAAAAATATTTTAAATAATTCAAAAAAATATATAGGTGTAAGAGAATGA
- a CDS encoding propanediol utilization protein: protein MALKVKIEISNRHIHLSEEDLDSLFGNNYKLKIKRKLSQQNDFAAEETVTISNLLDSEKQIKEIRIVGPARAQTQVEILKSDLSKLGLNEVPLRISGDITDTPGIFIDGPKSGIAIDEGLIIAKRHIHVSPEDAQKHHLTEGSRVSAKVLSSGRIIEHLNVRIKKGFTTVIHIDKDEALKFGVGTNEETEIIN from the coding sequence ATGGCATTAAAAGTTAAAATTGAAATTTCAAATAGGCACATACATTTATCAGAAGAAGATTTAGATTCTTTATTTGGAAATAATTATAAACTAAAAATAAAAAGAAAACTATCTCAACAAAATGATTTTGCAGCAGAAGAAACAGTTACTATTTCTAATTTATTAGATTCTGAAAAACAAATAAAAGAAATTAGAATTGTAGGTCCTGCAAGAGCCCAAACTCAAGTTGAAATTTTAAAATCTGATTTATCTAAATTAGGATTAAACGAAGTTCCATTAAGAATTTCTGGAGACATAACAGACACGCCAGGAATTTTTATTGATGGCCCAAAATCAGGAATTGCAATTGATGAAGGTTTAATAATCGCAAAACGCCATATTCATGTTTCTCCTGAAGATGCACAAAAACATCATTTAACTGAAGGTTCAAGAGTAAGCGCAAAAGTACTTAGCTCAGGAAGAATAATAGAACATTTAAATGTAAGAATAAAAAAAGGATTTACAACCGTAATTCATATAGATAAAGATGAAGCATTAAAATTTGGTGTTGGAACTAACGAAGAAACAGAAATAATAAATTAA
- a CDS encoding beta-CASP ribonuclease aCPSF1, whose protein sequence is MISILKEILKEVPNKAEISEALFEGANIVLYTKNREFFLDNNGIIKEIVNKIKKRIEVRPDPSLALGLEAAEKEIRKIIPEEAGINEITFDPTRSRVIIETDKPGVAIGKTGELLREIRKNTMWVPTVKRTPAIRSKIIENIRTVLYENNDFRKKFLNSVGERIYAGYTHERRNEWVRVTFLGGAREVGRSCLLLQTPESKILLDCGINTAADQQNAYPFFDAPEFNINDIDAVVISHAHLDHCGMVPLLFKFGYTGPIYCTAPTRDTMSLLALDFIGVAYKEAKEGLFTVTDVKEMVKHTICLDYEEVYDITPDVRITLYNAGHTLGSAMVHLHIGNGLHNLLYTGDFKYVRTRALEPAVSTFPRLETLIIESTYGGKDNNLLPRKESEQQLIETINRILERGGKALVPVLGTGRAQEIMLILEEAIKAGKIKEIPIYVQGMVWDVTAIHTAYPDFLDKNIRKGIFHKDHNPFLSPIFKRVGSAKERQDIIKDEGPCVILATSGMLTGGASVEFFKEMAEDARHAIIFVSYLGVGSLGRRVQSGEKDINISSDGKTEMIRVRMEVVTIDGLSGHAGRSELVKFVSSLEPQPKKIIINHGESSRCLDLASSLHKLRNVETNAPKDLEAIRIK, encoded by the coding sequence ATGATATCAATTTTAAAAGAAATCTTAAAAGAAGTTCCTAATAAGGCAGAAATATCTGAAGCTTTGTTTGAAGGTGCAAATATTGTTTTGTATACTAAGAATAGAGAATTTTTTCTGGATAATAATGGAATAATTAAAGAAATAGTAAATAAAATTAAAAAAAGAATAGAAGTAAGACCCGACCCTTCTTTGGCATTAGGGTTAGAAGCAGCAGAAAAAGAAATAAGAAAAATTATTCCTGAAGAAGCGGGAATAAATGAGATTACATTTGATCCAACAAGATCAAGAGTTATAATTGAAACAGATAAACCAGGAGTTGCAATTGGAAAAACTGGTGAATTACTAAGAGAAATAAGAAAAAATACTATGTGGGTGCCAACTGTAAAAAGAACACCTGCAATAAGATCAAAAATTATTGAAAATATTAGAACTGTTCTTTATGAAAATAATGATTTTAGAAAAAAATTCTTAAACTCTGTTGGAGAAAGAATTTATGCAGGATATACTCATGAAAGAAGAAATGAATGGGTAAGAGTTACTTTCTTGGGTGGAGCAAGAGAAGTAGGAAGATCTTGTTTATTATTACAAACTCCTGAGTCTAAAATATTATTAGACTGTGGAATTAACACTGCTGCAGATCAACAGAATGCGTATCCTTTTTTTGATGCGCCTGAATTTAATATAAATGATATTGATGCAGTTGTAATAAGTCATGCTCACTTGGATCATTGTGGTATGGTTCCTTTATTATTTAAGTTTGGATATACAGGCCCAATATATTGTACTGCGCCAACGAGAGATACCATGTCTTTATTGGCTTTAGATTTTATAGGTGTTGCATACAAAGAGGCTAAAGAAGGTTTGTTTACTGTTACAGATGTTAAAGAAATGGTAAAGCATACTATTTGTTTAGACTATGAAGAAGTTTATGATATTACTCCTGATGTAAGAATAACTTTGTATAATGCTGGACATACTTTAGGTTCAGCAATGGTCCATCTTCATATAGGAAATGGTTTACATAATTTGTTATACACTGGAGATTTTAAATATGTAAGAACCAGGGCTCTTGAGCCAGCTGTTTCAACTTTCCCAAGGTTAGAGACTTTAATAATTGAAAGTACTTATGGTGGAAAAGATAATAATTTATTGCCAAGAAAAGAATCAGAACAACAATTAATTGAGACTATAAATAGAATTCTTGAGAGGGGCGGAAAAGCTTTAGTCCCAGTTTTGGGAACAGGAAGAGCACAAGAAATTATGTTAATTTTAGAAGAAGCAATCAAAGCGGGAAAAATAAAAGAAATTCCAATTTACGTTCAAGGAATGGTTTGGGATGTTACTGCAATTCATACAGCATATCCTGATTTCTTAGATAAAAATATCAGAAAAGGAATTTTCCATAAAGATCATAATCCTTTTTTATCACCTATATTTAAGAGAGTTGGAAGTGCAAAAGAAAGACAAGATATTATAAAAGATGAAGGTCCTTGCGTTATTTTAGCAACATCGGGTATGTTAACTGGTGGAGCTTCAGTTGAGTTTTTCAAAGAAATGGCTGAAGATGCAAGACATGCAATTATATTTGTTTCTTATTTAGGTGTTGGATCTTTAGGTAGAAGAGTTCAGAGTGGAGAAAAAGATATTAATATTTCTAGTGATGGAAAAACTGAAATGATTAGAGTTAGAATGGAAGTTGTAACTATAGATGGCTTGTCTGGACATGCAGGAAGAAGTGAATTAGTCAAATTTGTGAGTTCATTAGAACCACAGCCCAAAAAAATAATCATTAATCATGGAGAATCCTCAAGATGTTTAGACTTGGCTTCAAGTTTGCATAAGTTGAGAAATGTTGAAACTAATGCACCTAAAGATTTAGAGGCTATTAGAATCAAATAG